The sequence ACCACCATTGCTGGCTTGATATTCAAAGTCAGTTTTGACACCTCAAAGCACGATTTGTGTAGTTAATTACTGATTAAGTATTTATAATTTAAGTCTTTATTGTAATTCAAGTAattgcaaataaatacagctatatatagcataattaatataatgatatataatatttaataataaaccaaaaataaatgaattttattTGAGGATGGAGTGATTTTAGGTGCAGACACCAGAGCCACGGATGATATGGTTGTAGCTGATAAAAACTGCATGAAAATCCACTACATAGCTCCCAAAATCTAGTAAGTAAATCTTTTGGTTGCTCATCATCATAGTTCAAGTCTCTGTCTAAACTAAATTTTATTGtgcctgtttttatttttatttttttcttaccatAATAGCTGCTGTGGTGCAGGTGTTGCAGCTGATGCTGAGGTCACTACTCAGATGATGTCATCAAATGTGGAACTGCATTCGCTGAGCACAGGACGACCTCCTCTTGTGGCCATGGTGACCCGACAGCTCAAACAGATGCTGTTTAGGTGAAAGAGTGTCATAATGTTGTTCAATTTGATTTAAGTGATCATGCCAAAATTATAGATATGTCAGTACATCATTCTGTATTTAAGATATTGATAGTTAACTGACAATATTAGTTTATCTTAAAGGACTATTTAAGGACTATTTATCTTATCTATTTAGACTAGGATTAGGACTGATTGTTTCCCATTTTTTTGTAGGTATCAGGGGCACATTGGTTCTTCTCTAATTGTGGGAGGTGTGGATATTAACGGCCCACAACTCTATAGCGTCTACCCTCATGGTTCCTATGATAAGCTTCCTTTCCTTACCATGGGTACTTTACTCCCTTTCTTTgaatgaacacaatcagaatgctgtggcctcatttataaaatgttgcgtAGAAACCGTCCAACATTTGATCTTGCAATCATTTCTCAAATGTGCATATGTGTGATTCAGAGAACAAACTTACACAATGCCtacaacaagaaaaaaaatgtgcgTACGCCTCTCTTTCAGAAGTGAAATTTATCTGCAAATGATCTTGAAATTGTGAGCAGCTGAATGGTTTCTGATCTCCACTTTGTAAACGCcacctaattaatgtcattacCATTATCAAATCTGTACATACGCATGTTTTATAAACGAGGCCCCTGATCTTtgcaatttatatattttttttttctacctgCACTTGTTTATCAAAACTATATATTTCAGGGTCTGGAGCAGCTGCTGCCATTTCTGTATTTGAAGATCGATACAAGCCAAACATGGAGGTTAGACAACAGTTTTTAGACATTCTTATTGATATTTTCCAACAAGGTATTGTATATTTGCTGTTATTGTAGATGCATTTGTTTTAACTAGGGGTCTAGGGACACCTGAGGGCCCATTAAAGGGGTACTTTACCTAAAAACTTGCTTGACATCAGAGAATAAACCTCAGTGGTTCATACAGAAGTGCAAACATGCTGGCATggcacacaagaatgaacctcaatggatCTCGCATGTCAAGCAAGTAtacttgagcttccgtttaccaaaTTTGAGTGTTCAATGTAACATTCACTGACAAAAGAAGACAAAGGTAAAATAATAACTTGGAATAAacaaagtggaaataaactacAATCCAGTGAAAAATTGTAAATAACAGAACAGTACAATATAAAACTATTGATTCACGGCATACGGTGCTCAGTGTAATGaatacaccccctttgaaaagtaacattttaaacaatatctcaatgaacacaaaaacaatttccaaaatgttgacaaggcTAATTTTATacaacatctgtttaacttataacttgaaattaaggttaataatataacttggagaacaaaattttcggttttactcaaattagtgtgatgcaaaaatgagtacaccccactgaaaatctctggagcaaagctaaattttagactacaaatgtataatttaacaaaaattcaaccacaggtgagtctaattattcattacacaggtgtccagcagactgttgactataaaagggtgttaaaaccccttcccatttcatgctgtcagcaatggcaccacatggaagagaaatgtcacaagacctgagaaagaaaataatttatttacaccagaaaggtgaaggctacaagaagatcagtaaagctttacttatcagtcagaatactgtagcaaaagtggtacaacaatttaaaaaagatggaactacaaccatctcacagagatgttctggggtctcatttataaaactgtgcgtaggatccctactaaaattgtacgtacgcgcaaaagctagattctgcgtacgcacaaaaaaaatcagatttataaaaccatgcgtacgccagaacctgcgcacaaatccctttataaatcccactCAGCGGAAaattgtgcgtacgtgcatctccaccctgtctcctccccgaaatcaccatatatggagcttacgacgcctagttttactatgcataacctcatctgcatatcatttccatacatattcccatccacgtgacaccacggttaacaccgtcaaaggtacaagacattggaaaatattagatatggactataaatgcaatttgtgccacacattatattgataaagatcatccaatatcctctttatgttttagaataaatatatcaaaatatccataaaaacaaaattgtataaaatacttcagataaaggttttagaatagagttgattcattcatttccactggccagatagtattttaatagttttaaacaattcaaatcaaatttatgcagttttgctgataaggtgaacatatcttttaggatgtttataggctatttttagtggaaacagatcggactacttatttattgcagtgtaaatacaattgtctgactcggcgcgtcactgacaaggtattttaaaaagaaaacatgcaaatcttaccgttttcctcaaattatatccttcaaatggtaattgtttgaagatccttcacatgacatcaacacctcctgcagctgtggttgtacagtaagatattattggacctattcaaactggacaacggaccgttcgaccaccgaatccagcagtgtcttccataatatcgaagttaagtgtgcatcactgatcgtcattctcgaaaaaatattttgtcataacatctgcagtttagtttaaagaggaattattgtgctcccagTGCTCCTCGCTTTCATTAAAGCAGCGTGTTactggaaaagtgatcgaaagtagcacatctactatctcaattcatatcacttttgtctccagaatgtgcgtacgcacggctcaaagtttgcttaaaggtgcgcacattctcccgtcaagtttgtttttatagatcacaacctttgcgtgggaactggcGTACACACGTTTTTAGCCCCGTTTTAtgcgtacgcacgctttataaatgagaccccaggtCATCCACAGAAGTTAACACCTcaacaggagcgtcttctgatgagaaaggttgaagaaaatcggcatgcaagttcatgTGGGGTCGgagagctgcatttcatttatggcatcatgaattcacagatgtactgctctatactgaaagagaagatgccaCCATCACTCTGTGCCCTTGGTTgttgtgcacttttccaacatgacaatgatcctaaacacacatctaaggccactgttggatttctgaagaagaacagtgtgaaagtgattcagtggctcctgatctgaacccaatcaaaCACCTATGAGAaaaattctgaagagacaagttaagcatcactctccatccagcatccagtctctaaaaggaGGTCATTCttaaagaatggaaaaagatagatgttgcaaaatgtcgccaacttgttcattccatccctagacttggtgctgtcattaaaaatcatgtagGCAATACAAAGTACTGGATGTAGTAATtattgttgtggggtgtactcattttttcattaccctaatttgagtaaaactgaaaaatgtgtaatctaagtcatattattaaccttactttcatgggggggtgtactcatttacgctgagcactgtatgtaTAATCaacatattgtaaaataaatcaaaatatttttatttttatccaaCTATTGCATCCTGTTTCATTACAATTTTTGAGGAATTTTGTTCTCCTTCTCTATTACAATCTGCAAAaaattcatttgtttttattctttGCTTCTTACTCTCAATGTGATCTTTTTTGTTGAAACTCGTTCCCCAAACACACATTCATTCTTGACAAACCCACACCTACATAAACTGTTGGGAATGAAAAGCTGGAGGAAGGAAAGCAGCTGGTGAGAGATGCTATCACTGCAGGCATCTTCTGTGATCTGGGTTCCGGCAGCAATGTAGACCTATGTGTGATCACAGAGAAAGCTGTGGATTATCTAAGAGGATATGACCAGCCTGTTCAGAAAGGATTGAGGTAAGATATATAGATGAGTGTAATGTGGTATATTGCAGTAACATTAtctaattattcataattttaaaattagaatttttaaatatacacattGTCCTGGAGgattccagaaagcagggttaCCCCGAACTTTCGGTTGATTACCTTTCTTACAGTTATCGGTTCACACTGGAAATTCCAAAAAGTAAAAGTGaactattgattttattttatttatttaacttgaTTTTACTTTACTTATTTAACCAAAAAACTAAGTGTGGGGAAGTGTGAGTTACAGGTACCctaaaccagtggttctcaaacctgtcctggggaccccccaccactgcacattttgcatgtcaccctcatctaacacacctgatttaaGTCATCGGCTAATTAGTAGAAACTGCAAGAGTTGAATAGGGTGTGtctgatgagggagacatacaaaatgtgcagcggtaaggggtccccaggacaggtttgagaaccactgccctAAACGTTTTTGGAAACCAAATGTTAAAACCATCTATTTACAATACCATGTAAACTTAtgcataacctgctttctgccATATACCCCTAATCAACTTTCTTCCTGATCAACTCTCTTTTAATAATCTTCTGAGTTTACAACTGTACATGTTTATTCATAAAATAACTTAAGATTCAAAataattttctctctttcttctaATGCACCAGGGAGGGAACGTACAGATACAAGCCAGGCACTACTGCTGTGCTCACAAAAACAGTGATTCCATTAACACTGGATGTTGTGGATGAATCTGTCCAAATGATGGACACTGAATAAGGatatatttgcatttcttttcaTTCTTTCCTTCTTTTATAGGACCCTGTATTCAGTCATTTGCATTTTAACTGCTCAAATctgttttgcaaaaatgtaaaattttgaaaagtgtgtTTCTGTCCTTATTCCATCAGATATACCTTATCCCATcagatataaaattaataaaatttaagattaaaaaattgaaagtgtaatttttgtcatgtcagagtgttttgtgttttttcctGAACCATCaagttaaaatgaataatttgttAGATGCAAAGGCAGTATTAATCATAAATagatttataaaagctttataaCCAGATATTTCAACATGATGAGAAATATTTTCACAAACTGATTACTACCACATTGTTCAAAGCAAAGTGAGCATGAGAATTATTCTTGATCACAATTGTTACTGGTGGGAAACTACAAATCAGtcagttaaaaatgtatcagttgCTGAATAAGACCCAATCTAACCTTTTATGGTGTatcatcatttataaatgatacAGAGAAAATGTATCAATGTATCAAATGTACCCCCCTCCATGAGTCATGTGCTTGACATTTTTGGCAACATTGAAGTAAAGGAGACATGAGCACATGTTAAGTCACATGCTGTCAAGGCTCCATTGTGAGTTCATTTTAGACTagaaaatacatataaattcaaataaaaaatatcattgTACATCCAAATGTGTTTTCTAAAGTTTtgggtcatttttaatgcacatATTATAAAATCAATAACTCAAAGACCAAAAAAATCTGTGCATTATGTATAGATGACAGTCCTTTTAGGGGATACATATTTTCTGTGTAGCTGCATTATTGTTCATTACTGGCACACAGTATAATAGGAAAGATGCCACTGCCTATTGGCCTCATTACACTGACAAGCAGGGATGCTCCAAAAATGATGACTAAACAGGACAAAATCGAGTTGTGGAAAATGTCTGGAAGTGTGGGCTACACTGAAAAAGAAGAGTCTTGTTGATTTTCACTTGTACTACAGTCATTGATTTGGAATTCCAAGAAAGAAACAAtgttaaagattttttaaatgttttttgaaatactAAGACATGGTTTCACTACTTTCCAGGCAGCAAAGTTGCATCTAAATTGTTTTcaagtttctgacattttcaaatgtgaGCTCCAAATGAAATATAGTAGCACAAAATGAAATGGAAAGTTAATaaagctttttaatgttttttgaaacacTACTTTTCAGATAgtgaaaatgcatttgaatgtgTGTGATGTTTCAGACAATTTTCCAAAATGATGGCACCCTAAAGACAAAGGTTAAAGGTCAGATGTAGAAAACTAATTTTGGAAAATGATTTTAGCCTTAAATATATGGAAAATATGAAGTCATTTAATTTTTGTAGttgtgatttcataatttgTCCCATTAAGAgggataacataatatttaattgtaaaaaataatgtaatatattgttgaataaaatgcaATTATGGTGGAATGGGCATCACAAATgaagaataaatataaaaagtataatttttaatttacattgttttgtGTAATGTAACAACACTTCGAAATCTGCAATTTTATAACAGGATTCAGTCAGTTACTTATGAGGCTCTGTTCTTCCACTGGTTACATGTTTATGTGTCCTGTGATCTGTATGATCCCGAGCAACCTACAATCTCTATAGGACCAGTTTCTCAATACTTTGGCCACTTTTTTTGTTGCTAAACACCTAATCAGGTGATAGTCTTTCAATTTCATTACCATTTATACAAAATGGGGAAACAGAAATAATTTCTTAGCACTCATTAGGAGTTTATCAAAACGGTTAGAtgctattttgtgttattctatgttggaaaacgaacatgcatggctccgggaacattggatacactcTGCATCCCAGAAAGATAAGAGATATGTTTTTAGCAAAGTATGTTACATAAgttcgtgagtaatatcttgtgatcttcgcaatatattatgttgattttaatcgtgagaatctgctttaaataatgatgtgccattttctatgatttttttaatgcattttttcatgaagttatgagcatgtgaaatctacatatttgtattcagttagcgactgtgctgtttttgttgtaaacgcatagactcattagagggtgaaaacaacacaACTGAATTATTGCGCTACCTATATGGGTTCAGTTTTTATTGGCTCTTAAACAGAAACATGCAAATGGGACGCCAGTGCTCCATTTAGGTCTTAAAGAGTTATGGGCAAACTGTAATTAAAACTGGTCATTTggcattttgtaaatgtaatagaTCCACTGGAGGCAAGTTGCGGAAGAACCCATGTGTTTTATTTAagttaacaaacaaaaaatacaaaaagaaagacttGACACAAAACATGGAACTCACCAACTGTGGTTACAGGGAAAATACTTGACAAAGAACAAGGCAAACATTAGGggttaaatatacataatacataacatgaacatgaaacaaaaccaaaactagaCGTAACAGAATCCCCCCTCTCTGGGCAGCTCCCAACACCCAACATAAAACCAAAACTAGACAAAGTCCAGGAGGGTGGTGGAGAGGAGGTGGTCttgggggagggatggtggaaGAGGCCCATGGAGCATGGGCAGACCTGGGCAGTTGAGCATGGGACGACCTGGGCCGTGAAGAAGTGGTGGACCTATACCTAAGGGCTCAGGCGTGGCAGCCATCTTTGTTGAGGGCTCAGGCATGACGTTAAGAGGCTCGGGCTTGGTGGCCATGACGTAAATGGTCTCTGGCTGAGCAGGTATGAAGTGAACGGTCTCTGGCTGGGCAGGCATGATGTGAACGGTCTCAAGCTTGTAGGCATGATGTGAACAGTCTTTGGCTTGGTAGACATGATGTGAACAGGCACTGACCTGGCTGGCATGACGTGAACAGGCTCTGGCTGGGCAGGCATGGCTTGGATAACTCCAAGtattgctcagtatttagtagaagcacccttttgatctaatacagccatgagtctttttgggaaagatgcaacaagtttttcacacctggatttggggatcctctgccattcctccttgcagatcctctccggttctgtcaggttggatgataaacccaattgagcatctctggagagacctaaaaatggctgtccaccaatgtttaAGTCAGgactctggctgggccattcaagaacagtcacggagttgttgtgaagccactccttcattattttagctgtgtgcttagggtcattgtcttgttggaaggtaaaccttcggcccagtctgaggtcctgagcactctggtgaagcttttcatccaggatatccctgtacttggccgcattcatctttccctcgattgcaaccagtcgtcctgtccctgcaactgaaaaacacccccacagcatgatgctgccaccaccatgcttcactgttgggactgtattggataggtgatgagcagtgcctggttttctccacacataccgcttagaattaaggccaaaaagttctatcttggtctcatcagaccagagaatcttatttctcaccatcttggagtccttcaggtgtttttttagcaaacttcatgtgtcttgcactgaggagaggctgccgtcgggccactctgccataaagccccgactggtggagggctgcagtgatggttgactttctacaactttctcccatctcccgactgcatctctggagctcagccacagtgatctttgggttcttctttacctctctcaccaaggctcttctcccccgatagctcagtttggctggacggccagctctaggaagggttctggtcgtcccaaacgtcttccatttaaagATTAtagaggccactgtgctctaaagaaccttaagtgcagcagaattttttttgtaacct is a genomic window of Megalobrama amblycephala isolate DHTTF-2021 linkage group LG3, ASM1881202v1, whole genome shotgun sequence containing:
- the psmb10 gene encoding proteasome subunit beta type-10, which encodes MLHTSTKTPTGGFSFENTRRNAVLEVNLSEKGYSAPNARKTGTTIAGLIFKDGVILGADTRATDDMVVADKNCMKIHYIAPKIYCCGAGVAADAEVTTQMMSSNVELHSLSTGRPPLVAMVTRQLKQMLFRYQGHIGSSLIVGGVDINGPQLYSVYPHGSYDKLPFLTMGSGAAAAISVFEDRYKPNMELEEGKQLVRDAITAGIFCDLGSGSNVDLCVITEKAVDYLRGYDQPVQKGLREGTYRYKPGTTAVLTKTVIPLTLDVVDESVQMMDTE